AATAGTTACCTGTTCAGGCtcgataaaaagtaaaaactcagccaggcgcggtggctcacgcctgtaatcgcagcactttgggaggccaaggcgggtggatgacctgtcaggagttcgaggccagtctggccaacatggtaaaaccttgtctctaataaaaatataaaaattagctgggtgtggtggtggacgcttgtaatcccagctacttgggaggctgaggcaagagaatcacttgaaccgggaggcggaggttgcagtgagctaagatcgtgccattgcactccagcctgggcaataagagcgaaactccatttcaaaaaaagtaataataaagtaaaaagtaatttACCCTCATCATTGCCCAAAGTCTCCTGGGGCTTCTGCAAAACAGATTCAGTTGCAATTCTGGTTCTATTTCTAGGAGTACTAAGCAGAGCTCATGCACAGAACTCAATGTGAGACGGATTAAACCCAGATTATGTGGGATGGGGGGAAGATATTGTCCCTTTGCTTAAACCCCACAGAGTTTCAACATGGATATTAATGATACCTGTCCTTGAAATCCACCATTAATTTCTATCAACTTCACAGCACTCAGAGGTCCACAGTCTGGCTCTATGCTAATGCAGACTCTGGAAGAGACAAGTCCCCACCCTAGAGTTTACATCATTCTCAGCTCTGCTAGCAACACTTTTTCTCACCTGTCAGATGGATATGCTTTATACTGGAGTCAGCAAGAAGCTCATGTTCCCAGACATAAGCTGTCACTGAGGTTCCAATTCTTATGTTCATCTTCAAACTACCTTCCTGTTGGTCTGTGAATGAAATACGTCCCTCCCCATCACCCCTGTAATACAAGGGAAGACAGCTGAAGAGTGGCTGAGATTTTTCTACTGCTTGCTCCCTCTACTCTCTCCCTGATTGTGGCCACTAACAAACATTACTACTGCTGAACCACAAAATTACCTACCTTTAGAGAGGGAGGACAACACAAACTGGCAGCCCAGGGACATGTTTTGTTTGGCTCAccttatattaaattttatcagttGTAACGTTTTAAAAATCCaggatttcaaataaaaatctggatttctaGCTCCTCCTGAAACAATCTAAAGACCTGCCAACACTGGGCTTCTTTCTCCTAATGATAAAACAGAGCTGAATAACTGCCCTGTTATATCAACTTTCCAGGGGACAGCACAATCCTCCTCAGAACGTTTTACTCATTTATATTACCGGCATGGCTCCCTTAGGCATTTGGGTGTGTGAGCCCTAATCTAGGACAAttccctcatttaaaaaatgaagaaaatcatggTATTAGAAGAGAAAGTTAATCTGCCTGAAGCTGTGGATTAAGttagagacaaagaaggaagtTAAACTGGGTTCAGGTATCCTTCTAATATAGCATACTGTGTCCCTATTTAAACCATGGCTTCTATCAGCATTTCTTCAACCAATTACTTAAACTGTCTAAGTGAAATCAgttatattttctacattttccttttattcatccTTTTCATATAATTGATGTTCTTACAGAAAACTTTTTATCAgtcatttcatttaaatattatccTGCCAGAAAGAAACCATGAATCAGGGATCAGACAAAAATGCATTACCAATTTTTACACATTTCAGTAGGTAAAGGACCAGAAAGAATCTTAGAAATCACTGAGCTTAATACTTGGCTGTGCAGACAAGGAAGCTGGGACCCAGAGAGGCTGCAGAGTTCCTGGGTAACAGGCCCAGTCTCTAACCTTCCAGCTCACTGCTCTTTTCTGCTATACCAGGGCACGGCTGTGCAGTCATCCAGGCTGTCGGGGACTAGCCTCCCCAACATGGAAACAAAAACTACAGAACTTGCTCACATCTTAAACATGGCCAACCTTGACTCTGCCAAGACATAAGGTTTAGAATGAGTTGCTAACAATCAATTTACAGAATCAGATTTGCACTGGAAGACAGACTTTCTTTAGAACTGGTATTTGGTGGAAGTTTTAACAGTGGCTCTTATAAAAGCTAAACCCTGTGTAAGAAAAGTTGCTGTAACAACATCATAGCACCTTTGCTtcaacttcaaaagaaaaaaaggctatgGTAAAAAGCTTTAATAACACACAATGTGATTTCATAGGCAACCAATTAGCAGATTAATGGATCATTTAACTTTCTTTACTTAAAACCAATACTCCACTCAAGAAAGATGAACCCAAAATGCATCCTCTTACACTGACCAACTAAGTACAAATGAAGTCAATGGTGTACCCCATTAGCATGCTGCGTTGTATGTCAATAAAACAAGCCCTCCCCCACCCCGAGCCCTGGCCCCTGGCAAACATAGATAAATGATTGTGCACTGCGTGATGATACCATTAGGTGAGAACTTTGGTTCATGCAGTCGGCTGCCACAGAGGTTGCACCCAAAACCCGCAGCCCCGGCACCCAAAGTCAGTCAGCGGTGGTGGCTCATGGTGTCAGCCGTGCTCCTTCCACAACACCAGGTGAATACTGTGGTCAGGCATGCTGGTGGCAAAGACCAAGCCCGTGTCATTGTGCCCATCCAATCCATTCAGCCAGGATGCTTCGCCTGCCAGGAAGCTTGAGCCTCTCTTTGACTTCCTGTACTCTGGCAGAGGCCAGCGACTAATCAGGCTCTCTGTCCGCAAGTCCATGATGTACAGGTAGCGGTTGTCAAACAGCAGGGCAAAGATATCTCCAAAGCCAAGCAAGGCCAAGTTTGCTATCTCAGGTGTCTTGATGACCCTACAAGGATGAGAGTTAGGTACTGTGAAAGAAGGCAACTTTGCTTCTGTTTATGCTACTGTAATCTTTTCTGGAGATATTTAAAACCAGTATTAAATTCAAGCAAATTTAGAGTTAAATGTTtttgataaaaagtaaaatataaggaGAAAAAGCTCAGCCCACTTATAAAAAagctgggggcggggggggtTCAGTCATTATATAATATTGGCATAAAAGGGAAAGGTGGTGTCtgatgaaagtttttttttttttttttttgagatagggtctcactctgttgcccacactggagtatagtggcgtgatcttggctcactgcacttcccaggttcaagtgaatctcctgcctcagcctcccgagtagctgggattacaggtacccgccaccacacccagctaatttttgtattttttttttttttttgagacggagtcttgctctgttgcccaagctggagtgcagtggcgcaatcttggctcactgcaagctctgcctcccgggttcatgccattctcttgcctcagcctcccgagtggctgggactacaggcgcccgccaccatgcccggctaattttttgtatttttagtagacacggggtttcaccgtgttagccaggatggtctcaatctcctgacttcatgatccacccacctcggcctcccaaagtgctgggattacaggcgtgagccactgcgactggcaatttttgtatttttagtagagacggggtttcaccatattggtaagatggtctcgatctcttgacctcgtgatccgcccaccttggcctcccaaagtgctgggattacaggcgtgagccaccgcaaccggcaatttttgtatttttagtagagacggggtttcaccatattagtaaaatggtctcgatctcttgacctcatgatccgcccaccttggcctcccaaagtgctgggattacaggcgtgagctaccaggCCTGCCATGTTATCTCAATCCTCACAATGCAGTTAGGTAGAGGTATTCTCTCCACTATATTAGTAAATAAGACTAAAACATCTTGCTATGAGTCATACAGCTAACACGATACAGGCCTAGCAAATGTTTTCTGAGTATCATAGGTGCTGAGTGCTGGCTGGGCCCTGGAAAGAGATAAGCAAGATAGTCTTTGCCCCTTAGAAGGGGAGGGCATAACATATAACCACCAGAGTATGTGAGAACATGCTGAGCACAAACACTCCAACGGATATAACGGGAGTATCAAGGAATGAGCAAAcctttctgcctttttattttttctctttcttgaagaAGAAATGCAACTGGGCAATATGGATTGAGAGAATACTGAAAGCCTGTCTAAATTTTACAAATTCTCTCTCATGGGCATGTGGTTCTCTTATAgttaatatctgaaaaaaaaaagtctgtgataCTAAGATACTAAGAATATCAACATACATCACTTCTATGAAACTAAGAAAATAGTTAACAGGTGCTGGCCCCTGCTTGAAAAGCAGTCAGAGAATGAGTTCACCCTCCTAgattgaaaaaggaagaaacttctgCTAAAAGAGGTAGCCATTTAGATGACATGTTTGAGAACATCCAAAATCAATCACTGAACACTCCCTATGGCGTGAGCCTTTGTAAACAGGTTTACAAGATGGGAGTCTGATCCCAGGGAAAGCAGTAAGTTCAGATGACCTTGAAGTAAAGGGGAAACAAAGGTCCCAATATGTGTGCTCCAATGAGTTACAACTGATAACTCATCCATCATTTTCTACTTAGATGACTCatgttcattcactcaacaaatatttactaagagcCTAAAGTGAGCTAGTCAATGCTGGTACCAGGATTTCGGTAGCGAGTAAGACAAAGTTCCTCACACTCAAACTATCCAAAACTGAATTTTCTAGTCAAacctgttttttctatttctttacttgCTCATTCACCCAGGTGCTCAAGCTAGGAAACGTGGCAACCATCcaattctcctcctcctcaaatCACAAATTCAGTCACCAAGCTCTATTGATTATATGCcctaaatttttctaatttattcactACTATCTGCACTACCACACCTCTAGTCCAAGACACCATCTTTTGCCTGCACTGTTGCCAACAGCTTTCTACTGATCTCCCCACATCTACTCACTCCCTTTGAATCAGTTAACCTCACATACAACCTGATCTGTTACCACCTTGTTTCAACTTCTAAACTCTTTGATGGTTCCTTACTGTGCCCCCATCTTTAGTCACACTGAGGCATTTAAGGAATTTCCTTCAATTTCTCAAATGTACCTGAGGCTCCTTTAACCTCAGGGCCTTTGAACGGACTAGTGTCTCAGTCTAAAATTCCTCACTGTACATCCACTCCTGGTACTTAGTTAAGGCATTTATACTCATCCTTTAGAGCTCAGCCCAAATGTCTCTTCCTCTTAGAAGCCTTCCCTTACTCCACAAACTAGGCAGGGCCTCAAAGTACTCCATACTAGGCTCCTCTTAACCCAACCATTAAACAAACTGTTTGCAATTAGCTATTTAACATCAGTCTTTCCCCTCCTGCTGATCATTAATCTCCCTGAGTTTGGTAAGTACTCCTTATGCTTCCCAATGCATACCACAATGCCTGACACAAaggtgggtgctcaataaatatctaaagAATAAAGTAGTGGTGAAATAAACAGAGGCAAATGCAAATTCCTACAAAAGAGATCTAAAGGAGGCtaggaagccaggcatggtggctcatgcctgtaatcccagtactttgggaggccgaggtgggtggatcacttgaggtcaggagtttgagaccagcctggccaacaggatgaaaccccacctctactaaaaaaatacacaaaattagctgggcgtcgtggcaagtgcctgtaattccagctactcaggaggctgaggcaggagaatcgcttgaacctgggagatggaggttgcagtgagccgagatcacaccactgcactagagcctgggtgacagagtgagactctgtctcaaaaaaataaaaataaaaataaaaataaaggaggcTAGGAAAAACAAATAGGAAGTCTGGTAGGTCCCACATcataacagaaacacaaaaaataggtGGCTACCGAGTTAGGGCTTAAGATCTGTGAAGATGAGCTGATTCCAAAGACTGAACCACAAATACGTTGCAGAATAGAGCACAGGTCTTGACAGGTTTGTGGCTTTCACTTTGATCACTTTAGAAATGGAACCGGACATCCCTGCTGTGCACAGTCTGGGTCCTTGAACCTAAGTAACCTTACATGCTGTAGAGATAACCTAACTCAGACAATCACATATCTCAGACTTACTGAGTAACATGCTGTTATTTGTGCTTTGCTTCTTTTCAATTAGCTTCAAAGCTAAGTAGCCCTACCTGGTCCTAGCAATAGAGGTCAGAGGATTTGTAGTAGGTTTCAATAGAGGTTGGTTTATTTGTGTTTGGGAGGAAAAAAGCAGACACAAGACAGATTCTTTTCGGAGAAAAAATCTGAACCTGGCAATTCCTACCAGCAAACAATCCTGCaggtttattatttaaaactattattcAAACACTAAAAACTAACAGAACTTTCATCTAGGACTCTAGATAGTCTCTATATGCCACTCCGAGTCAGAAGCATACATGAGAAAGCAGATGTGGGACCAAATTAAACCCTTTAGAGATGCTAAGCATTAAAACAACTATGACATCTCTAGCCCACCTTGCCTTTGCACCTTCCCTcctaaaattttcattaaaaataaaaacaatattaaactaCCAAAGATGTGATTTTCCCATGGTGATTACTTGAATATTTTGCTTTGCAAAATATCAAATTCtttcaaaactttattttcccCTGTTTCTGATGTCCCTGGCTTTCTGGTACCATAAGTATATGCCTATTGGATAATCCAGCTATGCATGAATGGACGCATGTTGGAATAAAGTGAGAAGTGGAATGCTGGGCAAGGCCCCTACCCTGTCTCAGCTTCAGTGTCCCCATCTACAAGAGGAAAAGCTTAAACAGATGTTTTCTAGGAAaggtttcagtcttttttctcaaAGCATAAATATCAATCATTTCTATAACTGATTCTGACACCTCTGAAACCTAACTGGTTAGAAATGTTGGTCTGACTCCAGGAAGGCATAAATGGGGTTGTAACTTTGTGATCAGAGAGATGTGGCCCACCAAAGTTTTGTGGTTACTGTGATCAGATCCACACAAGCTGACCTCAAATAGTCATGCATAAAAACAATTAAGAGAATGTTCAATTTTCTGTACTCCTCCAAGTCCTGAACCATGCTATGGGATGCTAACTTTGTGAGTTGTTATTAGTAAGTGTGTGCACAATAGGTGTGAAGTACAGTAGGTTAAACAAATTCAAACAGGTTTCTTTATATGGGGCCTCTCAgacttaaattattaataaagatCTGCCAGGTGGTGTACTAGGTCCTCATCATAAGCATTTCATTTAATAGTCACTTTACAGATGACGAAATTGAGCTACAGAGGAGTTAAGAAAGTTACACAAAATCACACAGCCCATCAGAGATGGCACCATGTCTTAAACGAAGGTTTGTCTATCAGCAAAGTTCTCTTAATGACCACATGGCACTGGCTTCCATCAGCCCCAAACATGCTAACAGATATTGTCAATTTCCAAGAGGAGCCTATTGTATGCAGTGAATCACAAAATTATTTGTCTATGGACTgctgcttatttatttctttggagGGAAACcctgcacattttatttttctctaagtatCTCTGTCTTTCTACTAGTCAACAGAAGGTCACTTGATGCCTGGATGCCACTAAAGTTTAACCAAGTTTGTAAAACAATGCAGAATTTCAACTGAATATGAAgtagaacttaaaatattagaACTTATGGAGATCTGAAAGGTCTTTTCATCCACACCCCTCATTTTCCAGAAAAGCATGTTAAATATGAAAGAAGTGGCTCATGACTCACACAGTCAGGCAGGGGGCGTTCCAGTATGTAActctttttcatgtgcttacttcctctaaaatatttttcctgagaTGTTCAGTATATATAACCTTGTTTACAAGTGATACAGTAAACATTTCATAAAAGCCAGCTACTGACTGGTAGATCCAAACATTTATTCTTGTCTTTCCTACCGAACTACAGCAGGCTTTCAAAGGTAAAGCGTGAGGTCAAAGTAAACATTACCTGAGAATATCATAACTAGCAAAGTCCCACTGGTAGAGACCAAGTGCTGAACTGCAGACAATGTATTTCCCATCAAAATGCAGTCTTGGCTGCAGGCAGATGCTTCTATCCTCAGAGACAGACAATGTCTTTAAGCACTTGCAGTTGATTTCTCTCCCAATTGGCCAAatctacagaaaaaagaaaatgaggaaagatgAGAGATCACATCACTACAGAAAAGCTTGTCCTTAAAATGGTCTGTGTTTGCTGAAGTCAGATAGAAAGTGAAGTATACTGGAAAGACCACAGTCTTTATAGCCAAGAATCACAGGTTCAAGTCTTAATTATCCTGTGCAATCTTgagtaaaattatttaatctctcttaACTCCAGCTCCTGCAATGAAGATAATGCCTATCACATGGGACAGTTTAAAAGATCCaataatgggccaggcacggtggctcacgcctgtaatcccagcactttgggaggccaaggcaggtggatcacttgaggtcaggagttcaagatcagcctggccaatatggtgaaaccgtgtctctactaaaaatacaaaaattagccaggcgtggtggtgggtgcctgtaatcccagctacttgggaggctgaggcacgagaatcacttcaacctgggaggcagaggttgcagtgagcaaagattccaccactgcactccagcctgggtgacagagcaagaccctatctcagaaaaagaaaaaaaaaaaaaaagagagagagatgcaatAAGAATGTGAGAGTGCTTTGTGAACTCTTTGCAATTCATTACAATAAATGAGTATTTATGTTTTCATAGTTCAGATCTAAGAATTAAGGACGGTAGGAGACATGTAAGAAAGTATTAAGaatgggctgggcttggtggctcatgcctgtaatcccagcactttgggaggccgaggcaggtggatcacaaggtcaggagtttgagaccagcctggccaatatggtgaaatcccatctctactaaaaatacaaaaatacccagctgctcgggaggctgaggcgggagaatcgcttgaacccaggaggcagaggttgcagagagccaagattatgccactgcactccagcctgggcaatagagcaagactctgtctcgaaagaaaaaaagaattaagaataaGCTGAACATAAATTtatgtgaatttctttttcatctaCAAATCCAAGTTAAGAAACTACATAGGACATAGAGCTAGCAAATCATCTCTTCTTCCAGTGGGTTTAAAATGGCTTGGACTAAGAcattccccctcctcttcccagaATGTTTACCCTTTGCCATACCACTTTAACTTTCTtatgttttccagtttttctttaacGAAGCaaattaatggagaaaaaaaCTCACCTTAATCTCATATTTGTCTGCACTTAAGAGGATGTAGTCTCCAGGACTGTGCAAGAGAGACTTGACTTTGCACTTCTGCAAAACTACCTGCAAATGTAAACCATGTTACGGAAAGATCCTTTTAATGATTCTCCTACAAcgattttattctttaaattaaaatatgaaaatgagctTAAAATATGCTAGAATAGCTAAGCCATAGCTCATTACCAAATTAACCTCTGCTAAACATTTTACTATTCTCTGTTATTAGCAGTATCTAAAAGTGTCTAATGTtagcca
Above is a window of Papio anubis isolate 15944 chromosome 13, Panubis1.0, whole genome shotgun sequence DNA encoding:
- the FBXW2 gene encoding F-box/WD repeat-containing protein 2 isoform X3; the protein is MKQLEDHEAFETSSLIGHSARVYALYYKDGLLCTGSDDLSAKLWDVSTGQCVYGIQTHTCAAVKFDEQKLVTGSFDNTVACWEWSSGARTQHFRGHTGAVFSVDYNDELDVLVSGSADFTVKVWALSAGTCLNTLTGHTEWVTKVVLQKCKVKSLLHSPGDYILLSADKYEIKIWPIGREINCKCLKTLSVSEDRSICLQPRLHFDGKYIVCSSALGLYQWDFASYDILRVIKTPEIANLALLGFGDIFALLFDNRYLYIMDLRTESLISRWPLPEYRKSKRGSSFLAGEASWLNGLDGHNDTGLVFATSMPDHSIHLVLWKEHG